Proteins encoded in a region of the Chryseobacterium piperi genome:
- a CDS encoding class I SAM-dependent methyltransferase encodes MKDTGERHILNESFNNKSELYLHLMHIATYEYAKNFVKNKKVLDFGCGSGYGTHMLSENTESIIGVDISNEAIDYAKKEYRSSNLSFMTISELENEKFDLITSFQVIEHVPNDREYTANLKKMLNPGGILIISTPDKKHRLFKYIQQPWNIFHLKEYTSESLHKTLLKQFKKVEILKIGSESDLVLEEIKRTKKQRIITLPSTLFFYPYFLRVSLLKLQKSLFDFIKKSKSSSQPNPMQNTTNKHFSSEYSPEDILFKKEMQYSTDLLAICKNEE; translated from the coding sequence ATGAAAGATACTGGTGAAAGGCATATATTAAACGAAAGTTTTAACAATAAATCTGAATTATATCTTCATCTGATGCATATTGCCACTTATGAATATGCTAAAAATTTTGTGAAAAATAAAAAAGTTTTAGACTTCGGATGTGGTTCAGGTTACGGTACACATATGTTATCAGAGAATACAGAAAGTATTATTGGCGTTGATATAAGTAATGAAGCTATTGATTATGCAAAAAAAGAATATCGCTCTTCTAATTTAAGCTTTATGACAATTTCCGAACTAGAAAATGAAAAATTTGATCTCATAACATCCTTTCAAGTTATCGAGCACGTTCCTAACGATCGTGAATACACTGCCAATTTAAAAAAGATGTTGAACCCCGGTGGTATTTTGATTATTTCAACTCCGGATAAAAAACACAGACTTTTTAAATATATACAACAGCCCTGGAATATTTTCCATCTCAAAGAATACACTTCGGAAAGTTTGCATAAAACACTTTTAAAACAATTTAAAAAAGTAGAAATTTTAAAAATAGGTTCCGAGTCGGACTTGGTTTTGGAAGAGATCAAACGAACAAAAAAGCAAAGAATAATCACACTACCATCAACCCTATTCTTTTATCCATATTTTTTAAGAGTTTCGCTCTTAAAGCTTCAAAAAAGCCTATTTGATTTCATCAAAAAATCAAAATCCAGTAGTCAACCCAATCCTATGCAAAATACTACTAACAAACATTTCTCATCAGAATATTCTCCTGAAGATATTCTCTTTAAAAAAGAGATGCAATACTCTACAGATTTATTGGCAATCTGCAAAAATGAAGAATAG
- a CDS encoding polysaccharide deacetylase family protein → MILLTFNIVNIDSEVKNGAEISDEERLVITIDNTKAILRILDLHDIKASFFIEISIVEKLQNLIKAISGRGHEIAFYNKNSTLEKVEEVKKRTQDFLGKQIRGIRQKDHKIPQENLKLLEFNYVSNIDNANILFPFKRLKRNTEIIEEEGLSIVPESISPYSQLPYNDFVFQVLPMKYYQNMVFETLKNDDFVLIYLNSWQFTDFNTYPFKIPFYRSLFSGKKMEDKLNALLTWINEKELATSRMKDYIF, encoded by the coding sequence ATGATATTATTGACTTTTAACATCGTGAATATTGATTCTGAAGTGAAAAATGGAGCGGAAATTTCCGATGAAGAAAGATTGGTAATAACAATTGATAACACAAAAGCTATTCTCAGAATTCTGGATCTTCATGATATCAAAGCGAGTTTTTTTATTGAAATTTCTATCGTGGAAAAACTGCAAAATCTTATAAAAGCAATTTCAGGCCGTGGGCATGAAATTGCTTTTTATAATAAAAATTCAACCCTTGAGAAAGTTGAAGAAGTTAAAAAAAGGACTCAAGATTTTCTGGGAAAACAGATCCGGGGAATCCGGCAAAAAGATCATAAGATTCCTCAGGAGAATTTAAAGCTGTTGGAATTTAATTACGTTTCCAATATTGATAATGCTAATATTCTTTTTCCTTTTAAACGGTTAAAAAGGAATACTGAAATTATAGAGGAAGAAGGATTAAGTATTGTTCCGGAGAGTATCTCGCCATATAGTCAATTACCCTATAATGATTTCGTTTTTCAGGTACTTCCGATGAAGTATTACCAGAATATGGTCTTTGAGACCTTAAAAAACGATGATTTTGTTTTGATCTATCTTAACTCATGGCAGTTTACTGATTTCAATACATATCCGTTTAAAATACCTTTTTACAGGAGTCTGTTTTCTGGAAAAAAAATGGAGGACAAATTAAATGCCCTCCTTACCTGGATCAATGAGAAGGAGCTTGCTACTTCCCGTATGAAAGATTATATATTTTAA
- a CDS encoding NAD-dependent epimerase/dehydratase family protein, which produces MESYTEKILITGALGQIGTELTNRLVEIHGAENVVASGLDRWQKGITSAGYYERMDVTNTQLVRQVIKDYDITTVYHLASLLSGTSEKQPIFAWKLNLEPLLHFCEMAKEGLIQKIFWPSSIAVFGKGIPKENVEQDVVLNPTTVYGISKMAGEKWCEYYFDKYGVDVRSIRYPGLISWKTPAGGGTTDYAVEIFYEAIEEGKYTSFISENTGMPMLYMDDAINATLKLMEAPKESLTVRSSYNLGGMSFTPKELAEEIKKEIPDFTIDYKPDFRQEIADSWPASIDDSIAKKDWGLTYDFGISEMTKDMIKNLKVKLNKN; this is translated from the coding sequence ATGGAATCCTATACGGAAAAAATACTGATTACCGGTGCTTTAGGTCAGATTGGCACCGAACTTACGAACAGACTTGTTGAAATTCATGGTGCCGAAAATGTTGTCGCTTCAGGTCTGGACAGATGGCAGAAAGGAATCACTTCTGCAGGGTATTACGAAAGAATGGATGTTACCAATACACAATTGGTAAGACAGGTTATCAAAGATTATGATATTACTACGGTATATCACCTGGCATCTTTATTATCGGGTACTTCTGAAAAGCAGCCTATATTTGCATGGAAACTCAACCTTGAGCCTTTGCTGCATTTTTGTGAAATGGCGAAAGAAGGATTGATTCAAAAGATATTCTGGCCGAGCTCTATTGCTGTTTTCGGGAAAGGGATTCCAAAAGAGAATGTAGAACAAGATGTTGTTTTGAATCCAACTACAGTATATGGGATATCAAAAATGGCAGGAGAAAAATGGTGTGAGTACTATTTCGATAAGTATGGAGTAGATGTAAGAAGTATAAGGTATCCTGGTTTGATCTCGTGGAAGACTCCGGCAGGTGGAGGTACTACCGACTATGCTGTAGAGATTTTCTATGAAGCGATCGAAGAGGGGAAGTATACCAGCTTCATTTCAGAAAATACAGGGATGCCTATGTTGTATATGGATGATGCGATCAATGCAACGTTGAAATTAATGGAAGCGCCAAAAGAGAGTTTAACCGTTCGTTCTTCTTATAATTTAGGAGGGATGTCTTTTACTCCAAAAGAATTAGCGGAAGAAATTAAAAAAGAAATTCCTGATTTTACGATTGATTACAAGCCGGATTTTAGACAAGAGATTGCCGATTCATGGCCTGCTTCAATTGATGATTCCATAGCTAAAAAAGACTGGGGATTGACTTATGATTTTGGAATTTCTGAAATGACAAAGGACATGATCAAGAATCTGAAAGTGAAATTAAATAAAAACTAA
- a CDS encoding TonB-dependent receptor plug domain-containing protein: MIKNYQKVIPLAALFLVSVHVQAQIQTKAQTDSTKTKNIEEIKITLGSRNKARVATDTPVPVDVINIGAQSVMTPQMDLNQILNYAAPSFTSNSTTVADGTDHIDPAQLRGLGPDQVLVLLNGKRRHTSSLVNVNGSPGRGSVGTDLNALPAFAIERLEVLRDGASAQYGSDAIAGVINVIMKRNTNALTAAITAGGFNSNGANDHQGGWDGAKYQVDLNYGVGIGKKGFINFTASLMKRDETRRAGTATGSIFNAYNAIEQRALENGVNLSSLFGNIGSTPNQQQIVDYIHQYAQGVNYFSPSFQSQIQNTNNISGLQGILGADFTENELAYRGLTRNDFNMRVGQSRLTSGQFFMNSQFDLSDSVQGYAFGGISYRSGNAGGFFRRPNVNRTPTSIYPNGFLPEIASDVIDLSFAAGVKGKIGNVNYDISNTFGQNTFDYTIKNTANASMLFPSKTEFDAGGLSFSQNTINADFDTKVDWLEGFNIAFGGEARFERYKITSGEQASWALYNTSGTVSSPDDQKPTDFFGAVRPGGAQVFPGFRPENSLNKGRRSVAAYLDTELDVTDKWLISGAVRFENYSDFGSTFNYKIATRYKLTDQINIRAAHSTGFRAPSLQQIYYNTTSTQFVGGTAYEVGTFSNDSQIAKSLGIPTLKQERSMSFSAGITTKIPQANLTITVDGYYIKIKDRVVLTDQFLRPSGTYPAGSSEFNLQREFDKANANAATFFTNAIDTQTKGLEGVISHRAKFSPKVSLSSDLAVTVSRTNRIGNIRGSDLLINAGQINRYYSEMSRVYLEEAIPRFKASLNNSLEVSKFSFLLRNVYFGKVTDPNTMDVNGDGKIGYQIINGSVVETEHPVWGGKIITDLSVGYKFTKNFILTIGANNLFDIYPDRNLGPATVQRPSMNSSGEVVYNAAAPIDLSNQNQFVYSRNVSQFGMNGRFLFTRLNFNF; the protein is encoded by the coding sequence ATGATCAAAAATTACCAGAAAGTTATCCCGTTAGCGGCATTGTTTTTAGTTTCTGTACATGTACAGGCTCAGATTCAGACCAAGGCTCAGACAGATTCTACTAAGACAAAGAATATAGAAGAGATTAAAATTACATTAGGGTCCAGGAATAAAGCAAGAGTCGCAACAGATACTCCCGTACCTGTAGATGTAATCAATATTGGAGCTCAATCTGTGATGACTCCACAGATGGATTTGAATCAGATTCTGAATTATGCGGCTCCTTCATTTACTTCAAATTCTACAACAGTTGCAGATGGAACAGATCATATTGATCCTGCACAGCTGAGAGGATTAGGTCCCGATCAGGTATTGGTCTTATTAAACGGTAAAAGAAGGCATACTTCATCTTTGGTTAACGTTAATGGCTCTCCCGGAAGAGGTTCTGTAGGAACAGATCTAAATGCACTTCCAGCTTTTGCTATTGAGCGTTTGGAGGTGCTAAGAGACGGAGCTTCTGCTCAATATGGCTCTGATGCGATTGCGGGGGTGATTAATGTCATCATGAAAAGAAATACTAATGCTTTGACTGCTGCAATTACAGCAGGAGGATTCAATTCTAATGGGGCTAATGATCATCAGGGAGGATGGGATGGAGCGAAATATCAGGTAGATCTTAATTATGGGGTGGGAATCGGGAAAAAAGGGTTTATCAATTTTACTGCCAGTCTGATGAAGAGGGATGAAACCCGAAGGGCTGGTACGGCTACAGGATCGATTTTTAATGCTTATAATGCGATTGAACAAAGAGCATTGGAAAATGGAGTAAATCTTTCTTCTCTTTTTGGTAATATAGGCAGTACGCCCAATCAACAACAGATTGTTGACTATATTCACCAGTATGCACAGGGAGTGAATTATTTCAGCCCTTCTTTTCAGTCACAGATCCAGAATACAAATAATATATCCGGATTACAAGGAATTTTAGGTGCCGATTTTACAGAAAATGAATTGGCATATAGAGGATTAACGAGAAATGATTTTAATATGCGGGTAGGGCAGTCCAGGTTGACATCCGGACAATTTTTTATGAATTCTCAATTTGATTTATCGGATTCTGTACAAGGTTATGCTTTTGGTGGAATCTCATACAGAAGCGGGAATGCAGGAGGTTTTTTCCGTAGGCCAAACGTAAACAGAACGCCTACTTCAATTTATCCTAACGGATTTTTACCTGAAATTGCTTCTGATGTGATTGATCTTTCCTTTGCTGCTGGTGTTAAAGGGAAAATAGGGAATGTTAATTATGACATCAGTAATACTTTTGGACAAAATACTTTTGATTATACCATTAAAAATACTGCGAATGCTTCGATGCTCTTTCCCAGCAAAACGGAATTTGATGCTGGAGGTCTAAGTTTTTCTCAGAATACAATCAATGCGGATTTTGATACCAAAGTGGATTGGCTGGAAGGTTTTAATATTGCTTTTGGAGGAGAAGCCAGATTTGAAAGATATAAAATTACAAGCGGAGAGCAGGCTTCCTGGGCGCTTTATAATACCAGTGGTACTGTTTCAAGTCCTGATGACCAAAAACCGACCGATTTTTTTGGTGCTGTAAGACCTGGAGGAGCACAGGTCTTCCCGGGATTCAGACCTGAAAATAGTTTGAATAAAGGAAGACGTTCTGTGGCGGCTTATCTGGATACTGAACTTGATGTTACAGATAAATGGTTAATAAGTGGGGCTGTGCGATTTGAAAATTATTCTGATTTTGGATCTACATTTAATTATAAAATTGCTACAAGATATAAGCTTACTGATCAAATCAATATAAGAGCGGCGCATTCCACCGGATTTCGTGCTCCATCTTTGCAGCAGATTTATTACAATACAACATCGACTCAGTTTGTAGGGGGGACAGCGTATGAGGTAGGTACCTTCTCTAATGACTCTCAGATAGCGAAAAGTTTGGGAATACCAACACTTAAGCAAGAAAGATCGATGAGTTTTTCAGCAGGTATTACAACTAAAATTCCACAAGCGAATTTAACCATTACCGTTGATGGATATTATATTAAGATTAAAGATAGAGTAGTGCTAACGGATCAGTTTTTAAGACCATCCGGAACTTATCCTGCTGGAAGTTCAGAATTTAACCTTCAGAGAGAGTTTGACAAAGCCAATGCTAATGCGGCTACTTTTTTTACTAATGCTATTGATACTCAGACAAAAGGATTAGAGGGTGTTATCTCACACAGAGCTAAGTTCTCTCCCAAAGTTTCATTAAGCTCGGACTTAGCGGTAACGGTTTCCAGAACAAACAGGATAGGGAATATTCGTGGTTCTGATCTTTTAATTAACGCGGGGCAGATCAACCGTTATTATTCTGAGATGAGCCGTGTGTATCTTGAAGAAGCAATTCCAAGATTTAAAGCTTCTCTTAATAACAGTTTGGAAGTCAGTAAATTTAGTTTTTTACTGAGAAATGTATATTTTGGAAAAGTAACAGATCCTAATACGATGGATGTTAATGGTGATGGTAAAATAGGTTACCAGATTATCAATGGTAGTGTAGTAGAAACCGAGCATCCGGTTTGGGGCGGAAAAATAATTACGGATCTTTCTGTAGGATATAAGTTTACTAAGAATTTTATTTTGACAATAGGAGCTAATAACCTGTTTGATATTTATCCGGATAGGAATTTGGGGCCAGCTACGGTTCAAAGGCCTTCTATGAACTCTTCAGGAGAGGTAGTTTATAATGCGGCGGCGCCAATCGATCTTTCTAATCAGAACCAATTTGTGTATTCAAGAAATGTTTCACAATTCGGAATGAACGGAAGGTTTCTTTTTACGAGATTGAATTTTAATTTTTAG
- a CDS encoding IS5 family transposase: MYPTDLTQTQWQFIKKALDFDDRKRKYDLVVIWNAISYLVKTGCQWRLLPHDFPKWQLVYYYYSKWSNLEIFDLLLSKLREEVRRNRGQKAQASLGIIDSQSVRWGNNRSLNGFDGGKKIKGIKRHVVVDKNGFLLAVMVSVANVHDSKAALLLIKTLRYLLIPLQVILADGGYRGEIIEEIRIKFNYIIQIVMRSDKKVKGFEPIHKRWIIERTFAWFDNDRRLCRNYELLMESSENMVKLSAIKLLLNKI; this comes from the coding sequence ATGTATCCAACAGACTTAACCCAAACTCAGTGGCAATTTATAAAAAAAGCATTAGATTTTGATGACAGAAAACGAAAATATGATTTGGTTGTCATTTGGAATGCTATCAGTTATTTAGTAAAAACAGGCTGTCAATGGAGACTTTTACCTCATGATTTTCCCAAATGGCAATTGGTTTATTACTATTATTCAAAATGGTCAAATCTGGAGATTTTCGATTTATTATTATCAAAATTGAGAGAGGAAGTACGACGAAACAGGGGTCAGAAAGCGCAGGCAAGTTTAGGAATTATTGACAGTCAAAGTGTTCGTTGGGGAAATAACCGTTCACTCAATGGCTTTGACGGAGGTAAAAAAATAAAAGGAATCAAGAGACACGTTGTGGTAGACAAAAATGGTTTTTTGTTAGCCGTAATGGTAAGTGTAGCCAATGTTCATGACAGTAAGGCTGCATTGTTACTGATCAAAACACTGCGATATTTACTAATTCCGCTTCAGGTAATCCTGGCGGACGGAGGTTATAGAGGAGAGATTATTGAGGAAATAAGAATTAAGTTTAATTATATCATTCAGATCGTAATGCGGAGTGACAAAAAAGTAAAAGGGTTTGAGCCAATTCATAAACGATGGATTATAGAGCGTACATTTGCTTGGTTTGATAACGATAGAAGATTATGCAGAAATTATGAACTCTTAATGGAATCCTCTGAAAACATGGTCAAATTATCCGCCATAAAATTATTACTGAATAAAATTTAA
- the ggt gene encoding gamma-glutamyltransferase, whose amino-acid sequence MKSLLFAALFLSTHFYLGQYTDFNIVKEVKVKNKGVVVSAHPLASEAGAKIMKMGGNAYDAVVATQYALAVVYPQAGNIGGGGFLVGVKNNGEKFTLDYRETAPKKASRDMYLDKSGKANTDLSQNGRLAVGIPGSIAGFFATLKYCKLPMGQIIQPAIDLAEKGFAITEKEADMLNTHKENFQKHNTTSIAFVKNTPWKAGDILIQKELAETLKLIQKSGAKGFYEGKIAELLVAEMKKGNGIITLEDLKNYRVAERKALEFDYKGNNVVSMPLPSSGGVLLAQMLKMASYENLEKYQQNSTPAVQIMVEAERRAYADRAEYMGDPDFITDKTSYLISDDYLKSRWKSFSFNKATPSSEVGKIIKQPKESTQTTHISIIDKEGNAASVTTTLNGYYGSKVVVSGAGFFLNNEMDDFSIKPGVPNMFGAVGGEANSVQPNKRMLSSMTPTILLKNGKPYMVVGTPGGTTIPTSVYQSIVDVVDFKLNANIAVNAPKFHHQWLPETVSVENNFPEATINDLKAKNYVIEKVKQIGKTEMIVIDNDGNIHAVADGRGDDSVATE is encoded by the coding sequence ATGAAGAGCCTATTATTTGCTGCCTTGTTTTTAAGTACCCACTTTTATCTGGGTCAGTATACCGACTTCAATATTGTAAAAGAAGTTAAAGTAAAAAATAAGGGAGTGGTTGTTTCTGCCCATCCTCTGGCTAGTGAAGCCGGAGCCAAAATAATGAAAATGGGAGGAAATGCCTACGATGCTGTTGTGGCAACTCAATATGCGCTGGCAGTTGTTTATCCTCAAGCCGGAAATATAGGTGGTGGTGGATTTTTAGTAGGAGTAAAAAACAATGGTGAAAAATTTACATTAGACTATCGTGAAACAGCTCCTAAAAAAGCTTCCAGAGATATGTATCTCGATAAATCAGGAAAAGCCAATACCGACCTTTCACAAAATGGAAGGTTAGCTGTAGGAATTCCCGGAAGTATTGCCGGATTTTTTGCTACATTGAAATACTGTAAACTTCCAATGGGTCAAATCATCCAGCCGGCTATTGATCTGGCAGAAAAAGGGTTTGCGATCACAGAGAAGGAAGCAGATATGCTCAATACTCATAAAGAAAACTTCCAGAAACACAATACAACTTCTATCGCTTTTGTTAAAAATACACCATGGAAGGCAGGAGATATTCTGATCCAGAAAGAACTCGCTGAAACACTAAAGCTGATTCAAAAATCAGGAGCAAAAGGATTCTATGAAGGAAAAATAGCTGAGCTCCTGGTAGCAGAAATGAAAAAAGGAAACGGAATCATCACATTGGAAGATCTTAAAAACTATAGGGTTGCTGAGCGAAAAGCTTTGGAATTTGATTATAAAGGAAACAATGTTGTTTCGATGCCGCTACCTTCCAGTGGTGGAGTTTTATTAGCTCAAATGCTTAAAATGGCCAGTTATGAAAATCTGGAAAAATATCAGCAAAATTCTACGCCGGCCGTGCAGATTATGGTAGAAGCCGAAAGAAGAGCTTATGCTGACAGAGCGGAATATATGGGGGATCCTGACTTTATTACTGATAAAACAAGTTATTTGATTTCTGATGATTATTTAAAAAGCAGATGGAAAAGCTTCAGTTTCAATAAAGCCACTCCGAGCTCCGAAGTAGGAAAAATTATCAAGCAGCCTAAAGAATCTACTCAAACTACTCATATTTCCATAATTGACAAAGAAGGAAATGCAGCATCCGTTACCACAACATTGAATGGTTATTATGGAAGTAAAGTAGTCGTTTCGGGAGCAGGATTCTTTCTGAATAATGAGATGGATGACTTCTCTATCAAACCCGGAGTTCCGAATATGTTTGGAGCTGTAGGAGGTGAAGCCAATTCAGTTCAGCCTAACAAAAGAATGCTTTCTTCCATGACACCAACCATTCTGTTAAAAAACGGGAAACCTTATATGGTGGTTGGAACACCTGGAGGAACTACTATACCTACTTCCGTTTATCAGTCTATCGTCGATGTGGTTGATTTTAAATTGAATGCTAATATTGCTGTAAATGCACCCAAGTTTCATCATCAATGGCTTCCGGAAACCGTATCTGTAGAAAACAATTTCCCTGAAGCTACCATCAATGATCTGAAAGCTAAAAATTACGTCATTGAAAAAGTGAAACAGATCGGAAAAACAGAAATGATCGTTATCGACAATGATGGGAATATCCATGCCGTTGCAGACGGGCGCGGTGATGATTCTGTTGCTACAGAATAA
- a CDS encoding dicarboxylate/amino acid:cation symporter encodes MKAKKFYQQLYFQVIIAIVAGILLGMFYPELGEKMKPLGDGFIKLVKMIIAPVIFITLTLGIAHMTDLKKVGRIAVKAMIYFFTFSTLALIIGLVVGNILQPGSGLNIDPVTLSGDVSQYQQKAHETTLTGFIMNIIPETLFSPLVGENILQVLLVAILMGVALVLTKEKSQKITNFLQDLSAPIFKIVHMLMKLAPIGAFGAMAFTIGKYGLHSVLNLIFLVGTFYITSLLFVVIVLGAVAWYNGFNIFKLMYYLKEELLLVLGTSSSESALPGVMEKLEKAGCSKAIVGLVIPTGYSFNLDGTNIYMTLASLFIAQALNIHLPLEKQLMLLLVAMLSSKGAAGVTGAGFVTLAATLAVVPEIPIAGMTLILGIDKFMSECRALTNVIGNSVATVVVANWEKQLDKDQLQYCLDHPLEVERKLEV; translated from the coding sequence TTGAAAGCAAAAAAATTCTACCAACAGCTTTATTTTCAGGTAATCATAGCCATTGTGGCAGGTATACTTTTAGGCATGTTTTACCCTGAATTGGGGGAGAAAATGAAACCCCTGGGTGACGGATTCATTAAATTAGTCAAAATGATTATTGCCCCGGTAATTTTCATTACGCTTACTTTAGGAATTGCCCACATGACTGATCTAAAGAAAGTAGGAAGAATTGCTGTAAAAGCAATGATTTACTTCTTTACTTTTTCTACACTTGCCTTAATTATCGGATTAGTTGTCGGAAATATTTTACAGCCAGGATCAGGACTAAATATCGACCCCGTAACACTTTCAGGAGATGTTTCGCAATACCAGCAAAAAGCTCATGAAACTACATTAACCGGGTTTATCATGAATATTATCCCGGAAACTCTTTTCAGCCCGCTGGTTGGAGAGAATATTCTTCAGGTACTTCTTGTTGCTATCTTAATGGGGGTTGCCCTTGTATTGACTAAGGAAAAAAGCCAGAAAATAACCAATTTTCTACAAGACCTTTCAGCCCCGATTTTTAAAATTGTGCATATGCTGATGAAGTTAGCTCCTATCGGAGCCTTCGGGGCTATGGCATTTACCATCGGAAAATATGGACTTCATTCTGTTCTTAACCTTATATTTTTAGTAGGTACATTTTATATTACCTCTCTCCTATTTGTTGTTATTGTACTAGGTGCTGTGGCCTGGTATAATGGTTTTAACATCTTTAAGCTAATGTACTACCTGAAAGAGGAACTTCTGCTTGTTTTAGGAACCAGTTCTTCAGAATCTGCATTACCCGGAGTGATGGAAAAACTTGAAAAAGCGGGCTGCTCAAAAGCGATCGTAGGATTGGTAATCCCTACAGGTTATTCTTTCAATCTCGATGGCACCAATATTTATATGACATTAGCTTCGTTATTTATTGCACAAGCTCTTAACATCCATCTCCCGCTTGAGAAACAATTAATGTTACTTCTTGTTGCTATGCTCAGCTCAAAAGGCGCTGCAGGTGTTACCGGAGCTGGATTTGTAACCTTAGCCGCAACACTTGCTGTTGTTCCTGAAATTCCGATAGCCGGGATGACTCTTATTTTAGGAATTGACAAGTTCATGAGTGAATGCAGAGCTCTTACCAATGTTATTGGAAATTCAGTTGCGACTGTCGTGGTAGCGAATTGGGAAAAGCAACTGGATAAAGACCAGCTTCAATATTGTTTAGATCACCCTTTGGAGGTGGAAAGGAAACTGGAGGTATAA
- a CDS encoding diacylglycerol/lipid kinase family protein, protein MLPNQEAFSNFATMEKVAFIINPFSAKKNYQPFLNELKKKVGNPLYYISESIQGTDDFIQQHFNEIDIFVAIGGDGTISTVAKNLINTNKILAIFPAGSGNGFSNETRFSKNLGELLEKIASKKSRKIDTFTVNDKLSINVSGTGFDGKVVKEFEKTDRGFKNYIKVSLKTFFNYKPIKVKFTDEAYQQYDGKYLMLNIANTRQFGNNAYIAPNASKSDGLVDMVLVKKFPLTYSALFAFRMFTKKLKDDDYVTYLPVSEIEFKVTTKNWHLDGEFNKIKSPIHVKVLPASLTILV, encoded by the coding sequence ATGCTTCCAAATCAGGAAGCATTTTCTAATTTTGCGACAATGGAAAAAGTAGCTTTTATCATCAATCCCTTTTCTGCGAAAAAAAATTACCAGCCGTTTCTGAATGAGCTGAAAAAGAAGGTGGGAAACCCACTATATTATATTTCGGAGTCCATTCAGGGAACAGATGATTTTATTCAACAGCATTTTAATGAGATTGATATTTTTGTGGCTATCGGAGGAGATGGAACGATTTCTACTGTTGCCAAAAACCTGATTAATACCAATAAGATTCTTGCTATTTTTCCTGCCGGTTCAGGAAATGGTTTTTCCAATGAGACCCGTTTTAGTAAAAATCTGGGCGAGCTGCTTGAAAAAATAGCAAGTAAAAAATCCAGAAAGATCGATACATTTACAGTGAATGATAAGCTTTCTATCAATGTTTCAGGAACAGGATTTGATGGAAAAGTGGTGAAAGAGTTTGAAAAGACTGATCGCGGATTCAAGAACTATATCAAGGTTTCTCTTAAAACATTTTTTAATTATAAACCCATTAAGGTTAAATTTACTGATGAGGCCTATCAACAATATGACGGTAAATATTTAATGCTGAATATTGCCAATACCCGTCAGTTTGGGAACAATGCTTACATAGCGCCTAATGCGAGTAAGAGTGATGGCCTGGTTGATATGGTTTTAGTGAAAAAATTTCCTTTGACTTACTCCGCATTATTTGCTTTCAGGATGTTCACAAAGAAATTAAAAGATGACGACTATGTCACTTATCTTCCCGTATCTGAAATTGAATTCAAAGTAACTACGAAAAATTGGCATTTGGATGGGGAGTTCAACAAGATTAAATCTCCTATTCATGTTAAGGTTCTGCCTGCAAGCTTGACAATTTTGGTGTAA